Proteins encoded in a region of the Pseudomonas sp. GOM7 genome:
- a CDS encoding MurR/RpiR family transcriptional regulator — MLDGKMQHLEGKLTPAERTLWAYIQANLETLAFENGASLAAKSGVSPNTVSRFLRRLGYKGLKSLKDELRDEVRVQSLLNPALIERVEQPDDLVAHLNEEIEALRAFAALLGSQHWRDIVARVGDAERVFVCGFQTIRGLAEDFANRLALVRSGVEFLDLYSGVLGQWLDSHNQRCCVILIDIAPYADAGIAFANNCLQQNTDLVVFTDEYGIAKHIDTPHIVTMKTKTGLILESTGGLTSALNVLLHCVASARKDQLKERLGAYRARVESLKLYRS; from the coding sequence ATGCTCGATGGCAAGATGCAACACCTGGAAGGCAAGCTGACGCCGGCCGAGCGCACCTTGTGGGCCTATATCCAGGCCAATCTGGAAACCCTCGCCTTCGAGAACGGCGCCAGCCTGGCGGCCAAGAGCGGGGTCAGCCCCAACACCGTCAGCCGCTTCCTGCGCCGGCTCGGCTACAAGGGCCTGAAAAGCCTGAAGGACGAACTGCGCGATGAAGTGCGCGTGCAATCGCTGCTCAACCCGGCGCTGATCGAGCGGGTGGAGCAACCGGACGATCTGGTGGCCCACCTCAACGAGGAAATCGAAGCCCTGCGCGCCTTCGCCGCGCTGCTCGGCAGCCAGCACTGGCGCGACATCGTGGCCCGCGTGGGGGATGCCGAGCGTGTGTTCGTCTGTGGCTTCCAGACCATTCGCGGGTTGGCCGAGGACTTCGCCAACCGCCTGGCCCTGGTGCGCTCGGGGGTGGAATTTCTCGACCTCTACAGCGGCGTGCTCGGCCAGTGGCTGGACAGCCACAACCAGCGCTGCTGCGTGATCCTCATCGACATCGCGCCCTACGCCGATGCCGGCATCGCCTTCGCCAACAACTGCCTGCAGCAGAACACCGACCTGGTGGTGTTCACCGACGAATACGGCATCGCCAAGCATATCGACACGCCGCACATCGTCACCATGAAGACCAAGACCGGCCTGATCCTCGAGTCCACCGGCGGCCTGACCAGCGCCCTGAACGTGCTGCTGCACTGCGTCGCCAGCGCCCGCAAGGATCAGCTCAAGGAACGCCTCGGCGCCTACCGGGCGCGGGTCGAAAGCCTCAAGCTGTATCGCAGCTAA
- a CDS encoding GntR family transcriptional regulator, producing MPFAVTTFNAQPALSAEDEAYLHLLDAICQGRYRTGDRLIAEDIAGELEMSRMPIRGAFKRLAAEGLVTLRPNRGAIVSGLNLEQMREVFEMRSALEGLAIRVATAKVNERHLARLERLLDEMDECREDSSEWVVRHRIFHEYLCSLSERPRLMRQISALYALIEPYMRLWLKHVDKPLSAREEHQVILDALRTGDARHAERILCEHIEGTVPDLLEFLEKSGA from the coding sequence ATGCCTTTCGCCGTGACCACCTTCAATGCCCAGCCGGCCCTCTCGGCCGAGGACGAGGCTTACCTGCATCTGCTCGATGCCATCTGTCAGGGCCGTTACCGCACCGGCGACCGCCTGATAGCCGAGGACATCGCCGGGGAACTGGAGATGAGCCGCATGCCCATCCGTGGCGCCTTCAAGCGCTTGGCAGCGGAAGGCCTGGTGACGCTACGGCCCAATCGCGGTGCGATCGTCAGTGGCCTCAACCTCGAGCAGATGCGCGAAGTCTTCGAGATGCGCAGCGCCCTGGAGGGGCTGGCGATTCGCGTGGCCACGGCCAAGGTCAACGAGCGTCATCTGGCGCGCCTGGAGCGCCTGCTCGATGAAATGGACGAGTGCCGTGAGGACAGCTCGGAGTGGGTGGTGCGCCACCGCATCTTCCACGAGTACCTGTGCAGCCTCAGCGAGCGGCCACGGTTGATGCGCCAGATCAGTGCCCTCTACGCGCTGATCGAGCCGTACATGCGCCTCTGGCTCAAGCACGTCGACAAGCCCCTGAGCGCCCGCGAAGAACATCAGGTAATCCTCGACGCCCTGCGCACCGGTGATGCCCGGCATGCCGAGCGGATCCTCTGCGAGCACATCGAGGGCACCGTCCCCGACCTGCTCGAATTCCTGGAAAAGTCGGGCGCCTGA
- the modA gene encoding molybdate ABC transporter substrate-binding protein, which yields MLKSLQHGLLGLGLVFVSSASADEVKVAVAANFTAPIQALAPAFEKATGHKLVASFGATGQFYAQINNGAPFEVFLAADDSTPAKLEREGATVPGSRFTYSIGSLVLWSADANYLDGTDAALKAGTFKHLAIANPKAAPYGLAATQVLDKLGLSEAVKGKLVEGQNITQAQQFVATGNAELGFVALSQVYKDGQLASGSAWIVPEAMHEPIKQDAVILKAGANNPAAAALVEYLKGPEAAKVIESFGYKLP from the coding sequence ATGCTCAAGTCTCTCCAGCACGGTTTGCTCGGCCTCGGCTTGGTCTTCGTCAGCAGCGCCAGCGCCGATGAAGTCAAGGTCGCGGTCGCCGCCAACTTCACTGCCCCCATCCAGGCCCTCGCCCCGGCATTCGAGAAAGCCACCGGGCACAAGCTGGTGGCCTCCTTCGGCGCCACCGGGCAGTTCTATGCGCAGATCAACAACGGTGCTCCCTTCGAGGTGTTCCTCGCCGCCGACGACAGCACCCCGGCCAAGCTGGAGCGCGAAGGGGCGACAGTGCCCGGCTCGCGCTTCACCTACTCCATCGGCAGCCTGGTGCTGTGGTCAGCCGATGCCAACTACCTCGACGGCACCGACGCTGCATTGAAGGCTGGCACGTTCAAGCACCTGGCCATCGCCAACCCGAAGGCTGCGCCCTACGGTCTGGCGGCGACCCAGGTGCTGGACAAGCTGGGGCTGAGCGAGGCGGTCAAGGGCAAGTTGGTCGAGGGTCAGAACATCACCCAGGCACAGCAGTTCGTCGCCACCGGCAATGCCGAACTGGGCTTCGTCGCGCTGTCGCAGGTGTACAAGGATGGCCAGCTCGCCAGCGGCTCGGCCTGGATCGTACCGGAAGCGATGCACGAACCGATCAAGCAGGACGCAGTGATCCTCAAAGCGGGCGCGAACAACCCGGCTGCCGCCGCGCTGGTCGAGTACCTGAAAGGCCCGGAAGCGGCCAAGGTGATCGAGTCCTTTGGCTATAAACTGCCGTAG
- the modC gene encoding molybdenum ABC transporter ATP-binding protein, whose protein sequence is MFAFGKTSPLPVTDDGRIRAHFLVQHPGFRLDVNLDLPARGVSALFGHSGSGKTSCLRCFAGLDRPQQGYLQVAGECWQDSERGFFLPAHQRAIGYVFQDANLFPHLNVRRNLEYGQKRIPAAQRKVALDQALELLGIGHLLERMPSALSGGERQRVGIARALVTSPRQLLMDEPLASLDLKRKQEVLPYLQRLHEELDIPVIYVSHAPDEVARLADHLVLLDEGRVRASGPLKELLLRADLPFASEDDAEAVIDGQVCAHDARYGLLHLRLPGSEAILSLPHSAVPEGRAVRVKIKARDVSLALERAEGSSLLNLLPVTVERCQALDAQALLTLRLGDQHLLARITRYSFEQLGIHDGQALWAQIKSVSLLAP, encoded by the coding sequence ATGTTCGCTTTCGGCAAGACCTCGCCTCTGCCTGTAACCGATGACGGACGTATCCGCGCGCATTTCCTGGTGCAGCATCCTGGCTTTCGCCTGGACGTGAATCTCGACCTGCCCGCCCGTGGCGTCAGCGCGCTGTTCGGCCATTCCGGCTCGGGCAAGACCAGTTGTCTGCGCTGCTTCGCCGGGTTGGATCGACCACAGCAGGGTTACCTGCAGGTGGCCGGGGAATGCTGGCAGGACAGCGAACGCGGCTTCTTTCTGCCCGCGCACCAGCGTGCCATTGGCTATGTGTTCCAGGACGCCAACCTGTTCCCCCATCTGAACGTGCGGCGCAATCTGGAATACGGGCAGAAACGCATCCCAGCCGCACAGCGCAAGGTGGCGCTGGATCAGGCGCTGGAGCTACTGGGCATCGGCCACTTGCTCGAACGCATGCCCTCGGCGCTGTCCGGTGGCGAGCGTCAGCGCGTCGGCATCGCCCGCGCCCTGGTGACCAGCCCACGCCAGCTGCTGATGGACGAGCCACTGGCCTCGCTGGATCTCAAGCGCAAGCAGGAGGTGCTGCCCTACCTGCAGCGCCTGCACGAGGAGCTGGACATCCCGGTGATCTATGTCAGCCATGCGCCGGATGAAGTGGCGCGCCTGGCCGATCACCTGGTGCTGCTCGACGAAGGCCGGGTACGCGCCAGCGGCCCGCTCAAGGAGTTGCTGCTGCGCGCCGACTTGCCCTTTGCCAGCGAAGACGATGCCGAGGCGGTGATCGACGGCCAGGTCTGCGCCCACGACGCCCGCTACGGCCTGCTGCATCTGCGCCTGCCAGGCAGCGAGGCGATATTGAGCCTACCCCACTCAGCGGTGCCGGAGGGTCGGGCAGTGCGGGTGAAGATCAAGGCGCGTGACGTCAGCCTGGCGCTCGAACGAGCCGAGGGCAGCAGCCTGCTCAATCTGCTGCCGGTGACCGTGGAACGCTGCCAGGCGCTGGACGCCCAGGCCCTGCTGACCCTGCGCCTGGGTGATCAACATTTGCTGGCAAGGATCACCCGTTACTCCTTCGAGCAGCTCGGAATCCATGACGGGCAAGCGCTCTGGGCGCAGATCAAGTCGGTGTCGCTGCTGGCGCCTTGA
- a CDS encoding ABC transporter substrate-binding protein has translation MTLSLMAGLAQAEVTVPERLKTTDKIVYCGAMDSPPMGFFDEKQKPVGITVELGDEIAKRLGGKRVEWRVTPFSGLIPALMARHCDMIVDQLFDKPARREVIDIVNYMYSSQAVTVLKGNPAGIHSLDDLSGKRVAVLNGSTIRTLLEAHNDVLTKAGKAPMTLVVFNSDTDAFQALRVGQADAYGTTMETAGYYQSMAPELFEVGVPAFDKILTGLGIRKDDPELSTAVSQALADMKADGSYMALLSKWHIEGNKLD, from the coding sequence ATGACTCTCTCGCTGATGGCCGGCCTGGCCCAGGCCGAGGTCACGGTTCCCGAGCGCCTGAAGACGACGGACAAGATCGTCTATTGCGGCGCCATGGATTCGCCGCCCATGGGTTTCTTCGACGAGAAGCAGAAACCGGTGGGTATCACCGTCGAGCTGGGCGACGAGATCGCCAAGCGCCTCGGCGGCAAGCGTGTGGAATGGCGCGTGACGCCCTTTTCCGGCCTGATCCCGGCGCTGATGGCGCGCCATTGCGACATGATCGTCGACCAGTTGTTCGACAAGCCGGCGCGCCGCGAAGTCATCGACATCGTCAACTACATGTACTCCAGCCAGGCGGTCACCGTGCTCAAGGGCAACCCGGCCGGCATCCACAGCCTCGACGACCTCTCCGGCAAGCGCGTCGCCGTGCTCAACGGCTCCACCATCCGCACCCTGCTCGAAGCGCACAACGATGTGCTGACCAAGGCCGGCAAGGCGCCCATGACCCTGGTGGTGTTCAACTCCGACACCGATGCCTTCCAGGCGCTGCGCGTCGGCCAGGCCGATGCCTACGGCACCACCATGGAAACCGCTGGCTACTACCAGAGCATGGCGCCGGAGCTGTTCGAGGTCGGCGTGCCGGCCTTCGACAAGATCCTCACCGGTCTCGGCATCCGCAAGGACGACCCCGAGCTGAGCACGGCGGTCAGTCAGGCCCTGGCCGACATGAAAGCCGATGGCAGTTACATGGCGCTACTGAGCAAGTGGCACATCGAAGGCAATAAGCTCGACTGA
- the modB gene encoding molybdate ABC transporter permease subunit has product MPLSKNDLDAILLTLELASLTTVLLLIIGTPIALWLTRTDSWLKRPVGALVALPLVLPPTVIGFYLLVSMGPNGFFGQLTQSLGLGTFTFTFTGLVIGSIFYSLPFVVQPLQNAFEAIGRAPLEAAATLRAGPWDSFFSVVLPLARPGFVTAAILAFAHTVGEFGVVLMIGGNIPGKTQVVSVQIYNHVEAMEYAQAHWLAGGMVAFSFIVLLALYSGRSGSVRAW; this is encoded by the coding sequence ATGCCGCTGTCCAAGAACGATCTCGATGCCATCCTGCTGACCCTGGAGCTGGCCTCGCTGACCACCGTGCTGCTATTGATCATCGGCACGCCCATCGCGCTGTGGCTGACCCGCACCGACTCCTGGCTCAAGCGCCCGGTCGGCGCGCTGGTGGCACTGCCGCTGGTACTGCCGCCGACGGTGATCGGCTTCTACCTGCTGGTGAGCATGGGCCCCAACGGTTTCTTCGGCCAACTGACGCAGAGCCTCGGACTCGGCACCTTCACGTTCACCTTCACCGGCCTGGTGATCGGCTCGATCTTCTACTCCCTGCCCTTCGTCGTGCAGCCGCTGCAGAACGCCTTCGAGGCCATCGGCCGCGCCCCGCTGGAGGCCGCCGCGACGTTGCGGGCAGGCCCCTGGGACAGTTTTTTCAGCGTGGTGCTGCCGCTGGCGCGGCCGGGCTTCGTCACTGCGGCGATCCTTGCCTTCGCCCATACGGTTGGCGAGTTCGGCGTGGTGCTGATGATCGGCGGCAATATTCCTGGCAAGACGCAGGTGGTCTCGGTGCAGATCTACAACCATGTCGAGGCCATGGAATACGCCCAGGCGCACTGGCTGGCGGGCGGCATGGTGGCGTTCTCCTTCATCGTCCTGCTGGCGCTATACAGTGGCCGCAGCGGCAGCGTGAGGGCCTGGTGA
- a CDS encoding amino acid ABC transporter permease, translated as MNFNWDIFWQYLLQPSDVYLYGLWLTCVIAVMAMLLGCVLGLLAALMRASSNPLLNYPVRFYIWLMRGTPLLVQIVFLYTALAAGGIFRFEDLDLGLFILPGNIQAAIIALGLNEGAYMAEIIRSGINAVDRGQYEAGRSLGMTYPRLMRRIVLPQAFRVIVPPLGNEFNVMLKNTTLVSVIGVQELLLSTQMITSATFRVFELYLVVAIYFLLLTTLWGLFQRWLEARFGRTDGHVPASNRLFGLGAMKFLRGR; from the coding sequence ATGAACTTCAACTGGGACATATTCTGGCAATACCTGCTGCAGCCCAGCGACGTATACCTCTACGGCCTCTGGCTGACCTGCGTGATCGCGGTGATGGCGATGCTGCTGGGATGCGTCCTCGGCCTGCTGGCGGCGCTGATGCGCGCCTCCAGCAACCCGCTGCTCAACTATCCGGTGCGCTTCTACATCTGGCTGATGCGCGGCACACCGCTGCTGGTACAGATCGTCTTCCTCTATACCGCGTTGGCGGCTGGCGGCATCTTCCGCTTCGAGGATCTGGATCTGGGCCTGTTCATCCTGCCGGGCAACATCCAGGCGGCGATCATCGCCCTGGGCCTCAATGAAGGTGCCTACATGGCGGAGATCATCCGCTCCGGGATCAACGCAGTGGATCGCGGCCAGTACGAGGCGGGGCGCTCGCTGGGCATGACCTACCCACGGCTGATGCGGCGCATCGTCCTGCCGCAGGCCTTCCGCGTGATCGTGCCGCCGCTGGGCAACGAGTTCAACGTGATGCTCAAGAACACCACCCTGGTCAGCGTGATCGGCGTGCAGGAGCTGCTGCTGAGCACGCAGATGATCACCTCGGCCACCTTCCGCGTGTTCGAGCTGTATCTGGTGGTGGCCATCTACTTCCTGCTGCTGACCACGCTCTGGGGCCTGTTCCAGCGCTGGCTGGAAGCGCGCTTCGGGCGTACCGACGGCCACGTGCCGGCGAGCAACCGGCTGTTCGGCCTGGGTGCCATGAAATTTCTGAGGGGGCGTTGA
- a CDS encoding sigma-54-dependent Fis family transcriptional regulator, translated as MSSIRQHAHQVMRFGEGLGGASGPAQDPAIARSWRRCLHQHQLDPSRPEAPCVVEERRLAERREPLDNLIGIARGQMSSLHQQLGGRGRTILLTDTEGVVIDSLCHPDERREFQRAGLWLGSVWSEAVEGTNGVGTCLVERQPLTIRRDEHFRGRHTGLSCSAIPLFDPQGGLQAVLNVSSTREELSGQSQFHATALTTLSAKLIESCCFLQHCEDRYLLRFHAQAQFIGLLSEGLLAFGGDGRVEAVNEAALALLEESRERLLGRPLESLFAVRLDELLQRARPEPDTCWPLRLTSGRLLHARLRGQRLRSLPAIPAPLPGRQREAAPCFADAQVQKDLARALKVLERDVPVLLCGETGTGKEVFACALHRASSRAGKPFVALNCAAIPEGLIESELFGYRAGSFTGARKEGMSGKLQQANGGVLFLDEIGDMPLHLQTRLLRVLEERRVMPLGATEAQPLDIRVISASHRDLQALVAEGRFREDLYYRLNGLCIALPALRERSDRAILIEQMLEEEAQGQRLQLEPGVREALLAFAWPGNVRQLRNVLRALVALNEDGWVSLAELQRVLPAAVAATRPAQQADPLAAAERDALLSAVRRCNWQLTAVAAELGISRNTLYRKLRRYGIRRQVD; from the coding sequence ATGTCTTCGATCCGTCAGCACGCACATCAGGTGATGCGTTTCGGCGAAGGGCTTGGCGGCGCCAGTGGCCCGGCCCAGGATCCGGCCATCGCCCGTTCCTGGCGCCGTTGTCTGCACCAGCATCAGCTCGACCCATCGCGCCCCGAGGCGCCCTGCGTGGTCGAAGAGAGGCGCCTGGCCGAGCGGCGCGAACCTCTGGACAACCTGATTGGCATTGCCCGTGGGCAGATGAGCAGCCTGCACCAGCAGCTCGGTGGCCGTGGCCGCACGATCCTGCTGACCGACACCGAGGGGGTGGTGATCGACAGCCTCTGCCATCCGGACGAACGCCGCGAGTTTCAGCGCGCCGGGCTCTGGTTGGGGTCGGTCTGGAGTGAAGCGGTGGAGGGCACCAATGGCGTCGGCACCTGCCTGGTGGAACGCCAGCCGCTGACCATCCGGCGCGACGAACATTTCCGTGGCCGGCACACCGGGCTGAGCTGCTCGGCGATTCCGCTGTTCGACCCACAAGGCGGTCTGCAGGCGGTGCTCAATGTCTCCAGCACCCGCGAGGAGTTGTCCGGGCAGAGCCAGTTCCACGCCACCGCCCTGACCACCCTGTCGGCCAAACTGATCGAGAGCTGCTGCTTCCTGCAGCATTGTGAGGATCGCTACCTGCTGCGTTTTCATGCCCAGGCCCAGTTCATCGGCCTGCTCAGCGAGGGGCTGTTGGCTTTCGGTGGCGATGGCCGGGTCGAGGCGGTCAACGAGGCGGCGCTGGCGTTGCTCGAGGAAAGCCGCGAGCGTTTGCTCGGGCGCCCGCTGGAGAGCTTGTTCGCGGTACGCCTCGACGAGCTGCTGCAGCGTGCCCGCCCCGAACCGGACACCTGTTGGCCGCTGCGCCTGACCAGCGGCCGGCTGCTGCACGCACGTTTGCGTGGCCAGCGTCTGCGCAGCTTGCCGGCAATTCCCGCGCCGTTGCCTGGCCGACAGCGAGAGGCTGCGCCCTGTTTCGCCGACGCGCAGGTGCAGAAGGACTTGGCGCGGGCGCTCAAGGTGCTGGAGCGTGATGTCCCCGTGCTGCTGTGCGGCGAAACCGGTACAGGCAAGGAGGTGTTTGCCTGCGCCTTGCACCGTGCCAGTTCGCGTGCTGGCAAGCCGTTCGTGGCGCTCAATTGTGCGGCGATTCCAGAGGGCCTGATCGAGAGCGAACTGTTTGGTTACCGGGCCGGCAGCTTCACGGGCGCACGCAAGGAGGGCATGAGCGGCAAGCTGCAGCAGGCCAATGGTGGTGTGCTGTTTCTCGACGAGATCGGTGATATGCCGCTGCACCTGCAGACTCGCCTGCTGCGCGTGCTGGAAGAGCGGCGGGTGATGCCGCTGGGGGCGACCGAGGCACAGCCGCTGGACATCCGCGTGATCAGCGCCAGCCACCGTGATCTGCAGGCGTTGGTGGCCGAGGGGCGCTTCCGCGAGGATCTGTATTACCGCCTCAATGGTCTGTGCATCGCCCTGCCGGCCCTGCGCGAACGTAGCGACCGCGCGATATTGATCGAGCAAATGCTGGAGGAGGAGGCGCAGGGCCAGAGGCTGCAGTTGGAGCCGGGCGTGCGCGAGGCCCTGTTGGCCTTTGCTTGGCCGGGCAATGTGCGACAGTTGCGCAACGTGCTGCGCGCCCTGGTGGCGCTCAACGAGGATGGCTGGGTGTCGCTGGCAGAGTTGCAGCGGGTATTACCGGCGGCCGTAGCGGCGACGCGCCCGGCACAGCAGGCCGATCCGCTCGCGGCCGCCGAACGCGATGCCCTGCTGTCAGCCGTGCGCCGGTGCAACTGGCAACTGACGGCCGTGGCTGCAGAACTGGGCATCAGCCGCAATACCCTGTACCGCAAGCTACGCCGTTACGGTATTCGGCGCCAGGTGGACTGA
- a CDS encoding amino acid ABC transporter ATP-binding protein, translating to MGALDESLVIQASSVHKRFGELEILKGVSLNVRRGEVVVLIGASGSGKTTFIRCLNYLEDIQGGSILVNGKPMGYIERADGKRVRDSERNIARMRRDIGMVFQRFNLFPHMTVLENIIEAPTQVLGVSRREAEEQARQLLARVRLSDKADHYPSQLSGGQQQRVAIARALAMKPQAMLFDEPTSALDPETVGEVLQVMKELAEEGMTMVVVTHEMGFAREVADRVVVLHQGELIEEGPPAQVFGNPHHPRTREFLSRVL from the coding sequence ATGGGCGCATTGGACGAGAGTCTGGTGATCCAGGCCAGTAGCGTGCACAAGCGCTTCGGTGAGCTGGAAATCCTCAAGGGCGTGTCGTTGAACGTGCGCCGTGGTGAGGTGGTGGTGCTGATCGGCGCCTCCGGCTCGGGCAAGACCACCTTCATCCGCTGCCTCAACTACCTGGAGGACATCCAGGGCGGCAGCATCCTGGTCAACGGCAAGCCCATGGGTTACATCGAGCGTGCCGACGGCAAGCGCGTGCGTGACTCCGAGCGCAACATCGCGCGCATGCGCCGTGACATCGGCATGGTGTTCCAGCGCTTCAACCTGTTCCCGCACATGACCGTACTGGAGAACATCATCGAGGCGCCGACCCAGGTGCTCGGCGTCAGCCGGCGCGAAGCCGAGGAACAGGCGCGGCAACTGCTGGCCCGTGTGCGCCTGTCGGACAAGGCCGATCACTACCCCAGCCAGCTCTCCGGCGGTCAGCAACAGCGTGTGGCGATTGCCCGCGCGCTGGCGATGAAGCCGCAGGCCATGCTCTTCGACGAACCGACCAGCGCGTTGGACCCGGAAACCGTGGGCGAGGTACTGCAAGTGATGAAGGAGCTGGCCGAGGAGGGCATGACCATGGTGGTGGTCACCCACGAGATGGGTTTTGCCCGCGAGGTGGCCGACCGTGTGGTGGTGCTGCACCAGGGCGAACTGATCGAAGAAGGGCCACCGGCCCAGGTATTCGGCAACCCCCATCACCCGCGCACGCGGGAGTTCCTCAGTCGCGTTCTGTGA
- a CDS encoding gamma-glutamyltransferase family protein, translating into MLNFSAHEYPYASQRQSVFARKGMVAASQPLAAEAGIAMLRRGGNAVDAAIATAAALTVVEPTGCAIGGDAFALVWIKDKLHGLDASGHAPAALSSEAVKAAGHERVPVHGWLPVTVPGCPAAWAELSRRFGKLPFAELLQPAIELARDGFPVSPVVAHQWRIAQDEYQASREAFPELQAWFDTYLIDGQAPVAGQLFRNPAQAQTLTELAETQCESFYRGAIAERLASHAAATGGKLTAADLAGYLPRWVEPIKVNYRGYDVWEIPPAGQGLIALMTLKILEGFDFDHRDSRQTWHRQIEAMKLAYADGLHYITDPEHMRVAAEQLLADDYCARRRALIGERAREPLHGDPQASGTVYIATADGEGNMVSFIQSAYHGFGSGVVLPDSGIALQNRGSEFSLDPSHANYLLPGKKTFHTIIPGFLSKDGAAVGPFGVMGGYMQPQGHVQMVMNLVDFGLNPQAALDAPRWQWLGGQKVGIEQETPRDLTFALARCGHQIEVACDRTDYGRGQIILRDSQTGVLCGGTEPRADSHIAVY; encoded by the coding sequence ATGCTCAATTTCTCTGCCCACGAATATCCCTACGCCTCTCAGCGCCAGAGCGTGTTCGCCCGCAAGGGCATGGTCGCGGCCTCGCAGCCGCTGGCGGCCGAAGCCGGTATCGCCATGCTGCGCCGTGGCGGCAATGCGGTGGACGCCGCCATCGCCACTGCCGCCGCGCTGACGGTGGTCGAGCCCACCGGCTGCGCCATCGGCGGCGACGCCTTCGCCCTGGTGTGGATCAAGGACAAACTCCATGGCCTGGACGCCAGTGGCCATGCGCCGGCAGCGCTGTCCAGCGAAGCGGTCAAGGCCGCCGGCCACGAGCGCGTGCCGGTGCACGGCTGGTTGCCGGTCACCGTACCCGGTTGTCCCGCGGCCTGGGCCGAGCTGTCGCGGCGCTTCGGCAAGCTGCCCTTCGCCGAACTGCTGCAGCCGGCCATCGAGCTGGCGCGCGATGGCTTCCCGGTGTCTCCGGTGGTCGCCCACCAGTGGCGCATCGCCCAGGATGAGTACCAGGCCAGCCGCGAGGCCTTCCCTGAGCTGCAAGCCTGGTTCGACACCTACCTGATCGACGGCCAGGCGCCTGTAGCCGGGCAACTGTTCCGCAATCCGGCGCAGGCGCAGACCCTGACCGAGCTGGCCGAAACCCAGTGCGAAAGCTTCTACCGCGGCGCCATCGCCGAGCGTCTGGCCAGTCATGCTGCCGCCACTGGCGGCAAGCTCACTGCCGCCGACCTGGCCGGCTATCTGCCGCGCTGGGTCGAGCCGATCAAGGTCAACTACCGCGGCTACGACGTCTGGGAAATTCCGCCGGCCGGCCAGGGCCTGATCGCCCTGATGACCCTGAAGATTCTCGAAGGCTTCGACTTCGACCACCGCGACAGCCGCCAGACCTGGCACCGCCAGATCGAGGCGATGAAGCTGGCCTACGCCGACGGTCTGCACTACATCACCGACCCCGAGCACATGCGCGTGGCCGCCGAGCAACTGCTCGCCGACGACTACTGCGCCCGGCGCCGCGCACTGATCGGCGAACGTGCCCGCGAGCCGTTGCACGGCGACCCCCAGGCCAGCGGCACGGTGTACATCGCCACCGCCGATGGCGAGGGCAACATGGTCTCGTTCATTCAGAGCGCCTATCACGGCTTCGGCTCCGGCGTGGTGCTGCCGGACAGCGGCATCGCCCTGCAGAACCGGGGTTCGGAGTTCAGCCTCGACCCGAGTCATGCCAACTACCTGCTGCCGGGCAAGAAGACCTTCCACACCATCATTCCGGGCTTCCTCAGCAAGGACGGCGCGGCGGTCGGCCCGTTCGGTGTGATGGGCGGCTATATGCAGCCGCAGGGGCACGTGCAGATGGTGATGAACCTGGTGGACTTCGGCCTCAACCCCCAGGCTGCGCTGGATGCCCCACGCTGGCAGTGGCTGGGCGGGCAGAAAGTGGGCATCGAGCAGGAAACCCCGCGCGATCTCACCTTCGCCCTGGCCCGTTGCGGCCATCAGATCGAAGTGGCCTGCGACCGCACCGACTACGGGCGCGGCCAGATCATCCTGCGCGACTCGCAGACCGGCGTGCTCTGCGGCGGCACCGAGCCGAGGGCCGACTCGCATATCGCCGTGTATTGA
- a CDS encoding L,D-transpeptidase family protein — MKRWLLASLCLVVLLVGYTKVMGRLAGGPAPEAESAEQADLITVDKAQRRMQLWYAGTLLSEYRIVLGAAGDEGHKQREGDQRTPEGRYLIDWRNAKSMAYLSLHISYPNEQDQAAAAARGESPGGNIMIHGLPNGWGWLAPLHHLWDWTDGCIGVTNEEMRDIWLRVANGTPIEIH, encoded by the coding sequence ATGAAGCGTTGGTTGCTCGCGAGCCTGTGCCTGGTCGTGTTGCTGGTGGGCTACACCAAGGTCATGGGACGCCTGGCTGGCGGCCCGGCACCGGAAGCTGAAAGCGCCGAACAGGCCGATCTGATCACCGTCGACAAGGCTCAGCGGCGCATGCAGCTCTGGTATGCGGGCACGCTGCTGAGCGAGTACCGCATCGTCCTCGGTGCAGCGGGCGACGAGGGGCACAAACAGCGCGAAGGTGACCAGCGCACGCCTGAGGGGCGCTACCTGATCGACTGGCGCAATGCCAAGTCCATGGCCTATCTCAGCCTGCACATCTCCTACCCGAACGAGCAGGATCAGGCCGCTGCTGCCGCGCGCGGCGAGAGCCCTGGCGGCAATATCATGATCCACGGCCTGCCCAATGGCTGGGGCTGGCTCGCGCCGCTGCATCATCTGTGGGACTGGACCGATGGCTGTATCGGCGTGACCAACGAGGAGATGCGCGACATCTGGCTGCGGGTCGCCAATGGCACACCCATCGAAATTCACTGA